TCTCACTGGGTAAGTATAAATTGTGGAACGTGTGAACTTCCGGTCACTCCGTCGCAACTGAATAAACTAATGAGGCTCCGAAATAGTCTCGCGATATGAACAACCGCTACGATGTGGTTATCGCAGGCGCTGGCCCAGCCGGTGGCCAGTGCGCACGCGACCTCGCAGCCCGTGGATACGACGTTGTCGTCCTCGAAACCGAGTCCGAGGACGAGTTCCCGCGCCAGAGCAACAAGTCCACCGCGGGGACGTTCCCCTCGATGATGGCCTCGTTCGGAATTCCAGACGATGTCGTCATGCAGTACACCGACAGTGTCGTCCTCGAGTCCCCGACCGAACACTACGTCCGCGAACAGCCCGGTGCGGTCCTCGAGTTCGCCGAGTTCAAGCGATACCTCGTCGAGGACAGCCGCGCGGACGGCGCGGAATACCGATTCGACGCGCGCGTCACCGCGCCAATCATGGAGAACGACGAGATCGTCGGCGTCCGGTACAACGGCGATGAGGAGGTCTACGGCGAGATCGTCATCGACGCGACGGGCCCGGCCGCGCCGCTCGCGAAGAAGCTCGGCGTCGTCGATCTCAAGCGAGAGAACCACGCGATCGGCATCGAGTACGAGTTCGAGGGTATCGATATCGACCGCCCCGGATTCGCCGACCTCCACGACGCGATGATGCTCCGACTGGACCACGAACTCGCGCCCGGCGGCTACTCGTGGATCTTCCACACCGGTGGGGATACTGCCAAGGTCGGCCTCTGTTACATTCAGAACGGAAGCCACGAGCAGTACGCGCGCGACGGCTACTCGATCGACGACTATCTGAACCACTGGCTCGAGACCGACCCCCGCTTCGCGAACGCCGAGCGACTCGAGGGGAAACAACACCGCGGCTCTGCACACATCCAACTGCCGGGCCAGATGCACACCGATCGGTTCATCGCTATCGGCGACACCGTCCCGACGGTCGACCCGCTCTGGGGCGAGGGAATCAACAAGTGCATGCAGTCCGGCCGGATGGCCGCTATTGCGGCTGACTCCTGTCTCAAACACAGCGACGTGAAGCCGACCGCCGAGAATCTCGAGGTGTACGACACTCTCTGGCACCGCGACGTCGCACCGAACGTCAAGACCCGCCAGCACATGACGCAACTGCTCTATCTCGCGTCCAACGAGCGCTACGACAAGCTCATGCGAGACCTGAACCGGTTCGACGAAGAGACGCTGGCGGAGGCAAACCGCGGGAACATCCGGGCCGTGCTGAAGCTGCTCGGCCCCAGCGACGCCTCCCTGCTCGCCCGATTCGCGAAACAGCAGTACGGATTCTGAATCGTCCGATACCGACGCGAGTACTCGCTTCTCGCCGTCGCGATATTCTGGACCCCCGCTGATCGGAACCGCGGTCACCGAACAGTTAATGGTTCTCGCCTTCGAGACGTGCCAATATGTTGACTCCCCGTTCGGACGCCGTCGACGCTCTCCCCCTCTCGAGGCGAGCGCTGCTCGCCGCCTCTGGTGCGCTGGTCTCCGCGACGGCCGGCTGTGCCGGTTTTCTGGACGACGACGATTCTCAGTCGAACGGCGACCTTGCGGACAACGCGCCAGCAGACACGTCCGTCCTCGCTCACCTCGATATCGATGCGGTCGCGGACGCGGGTGTGCTCGACGCGGACGAGACGGATTCGGGCGGCGACACGGCCGATACGGACGGTGATACGCCCGGTGCGGACGACGGTGCAACCGGCGCGGACGGCGACGCTCTCGAGGACGACGGTTCCGTCGACCCGGGGTACGTTGCCGATCTCGCGGCGGCGGTCGAGGCCCGGACCGGGCTCGACCCGCTCGCGGCGAACGAGGCGATGCTGTTCGGGGACGGCGATGCCGAACTGAACGAGACGAGCCTCGGGGACACCGAGTCCGACGGCTGGGAACGGGTCGACGCCATCGTCGACGGTACCTGGAGCGACGACGATGTCGTCGACTCGCTCGAGGCGACCACCGGCCTCGCATACGAGGCAACGACGCACGCGGACGAGTCGGTCCTGTACGAGCCGAAAACGGGTACGGACGACCCGGACACCCCTTCGCTCGGCGTCCTCGGCGACGGGCGATTCGTCGTCGGCGACGAGGCTGCCGTCCGGGCCGCACTCGACGTCCGGTACGGCGACGCCGCTCCCGTCTCCGGGTTGGTTCGCGACGCGTACGAGGACGCCCGCGGCGCGCAGTTGACCGTCGCCTCCGAGACCGACGGCCTCTCGGTTCCCGAGACGATCGAGCTGTTCGTCGACCTCGAGTTCGATATCCTCGACGAAGTCGATGCCGTCGGCCGGAGCTACGCCCTCGTCGACGCCGGGCTCGAGTTCGAGATCGACCTCCACGTCGGCGACGACGACGATGCGACGGAACTCGAGACGCTGCTTCGCGGCGCGCTTCCCTATCTTGGGAGCATCGACGAGGAGTTCGACGAGGTGCGCGAGGATATCGACCTCGATCGAAACGGAGCGGTGGTAACGGCCGGCTACGAGGGCGAGGCCGACGCTGTCCTCACCCTGCTCTCCGTGCTCGACGGGGTGTAACGTCGCGTGGATCTGCTGGCCTTGATGCGAAAGGAGGCGATCACCGTCAGGCGAAATTGGGGATTGATCCTTGTCCTCCTCGTCTTGCTCCCCGGTGGACTCGTCGCGGGGACCGCCATCTTCGAGCAGACGATCCCCCGCGACGTGCCCGTCGGCGTCGTCGCCGAGGAGGGGACGACCGAGGATGATATCGCGATCGCCGAAGCGGGGATGATCGCGTTCGCGACGCCGGTCGAGTACGAGTCGGCGGCCGAGGCGCGCGAGGGGCTTCAGCGCGAGGAAGTGTATCTCGCCGTCCACGTACCGGGCGACGTGATGAACGAGAGCGGCGAGGCGAACGTGACGATCGTCTCCGACCGTGCATTCGTCCCGTTCGAAGAGCCGGTCAACGAGACCGTCGGCGTCGCAGAGTCCGAGATCGACGCGCTCGTACAGGCCGACATCACCGTCGATCACGAGCAGGTCGGCGCGGAGCGGAGCCTCTCGGAGTTCCTCGTCCCCACCGGCCTGTTCGCCTTCGTCACGCTCTACGCGCTGGTCTTTCTCCCCTATCAGGTCCGCTCCGAGCGGTTGGTGCTCGACCGGCTCCAGACCGAGTCGCGACTGGATACCGTCGTCGCGAGCAAACTGCTGTTCTACGGCGCCGCGCTCGTGATTCCCGCGGCCGTCGTCGCGGCCATGGGGGGCTGGTTCGGCTACGAGGTGACCGTCCTCTCACCGCTGTCGGTCGCCGTCTTCGGACTCACGTTCGTCTATCTGGCCGCGATCGGACTCGCCGTCCTCTTCGCGCTCGGGCTCCGACAGACCGCCCTGTTCGTCAACATCGGACTCGCGTTGGCCGTCTTCGGACTCTCGAGTCTGGTCTACCCGACCGGCTTTTTCTCCTCGACGCAGGGAACCATCTCTCGAGCGCTGCCGACCTACTACTCGGTGGTCACGACCCGAAGCGCGATGTTGCGCGACGCGCCGGCGTCGCTGTACGCCGACTACCTCTGGTGGCTCGTCGCGACGACGCTCGCCTCGCTCGTCGCCCTGAAACTGGCCTTGGTCGTCTACGAACGGAGGCGCTGAGATGACGGAAACTGACTCGACCCACGACGCCGGCTCTGATTCCGCGAGCCGAGACGGCTCCGACGGCGATGACAGTGCACTCGCGCTCGTCGACGTGACGAAACGCTACGGCGAGACGACGGCGCTCAAGGACCTCTCCATCGAGTTCCGTCCGGGCACGTTCCACGGCCTTGTCGGGCCGAACGGCTCCGGGAAGACGACGTTATTCGCGCTTCTCGCCGGCCTCACGCGGCCGACGAGCGGCCGGATCGAGCGCACAGGCGCGACCGCGACCGTCGGCTACAGTTTCCAGGAGCCCCGATTCTACCCGTCGCTCACCGTCCGCGAGAACCTCGAAATCTTCCGCGGGTTCGCCGACGACCCGCCGCCGGACGCCTGGACCGAGACCCTGCTCGAGGAGCTTCGACTCGAGCCCGCCGCGGATCGCCGGGCCGACGAACTGTCGGGCGGCTTTCGGAAGAAACTCGACCTCGGGCTCGCGCTGATCAAGCGTCCGCAGTACCTGCTGCTCGACGAGCCACTGGCTGACGTCGATGACTACTCGAGGCGTCGCATTACGGCCTTCCTCGACTCGTATCGCGAGGCCGACCGGACGGTCGTCGTCTCGACGCACAACGTGACAGCCTTCGCCGACCAGCTCGATCGGCTCTCCGTCGTCGTCGACGGCGACCTCCGGTACGACGGCCCGCCCGCGGACGATGTCGTTGCACAGTACCGGGCGCTGCTGGACTGACGGCGCTCTTCCGCGAACGTGTATCGATTTCGAGGGGTCCGAGAGAATTTCACCCCTGTCGTCGTACGCGTTGGTATGTTCGAGACGATTCTGCTCCCGACCGACGGCAGCCAGCACGCCGAAGCCGCGGCCGAAACCGGCCTCGAGCTCGCGGGCGTCCACGACGCGGCGGTTCACGTCGTCTGCGTGGCCGATACGGGCCCGCTGAGCGATCTTCGTCTTCCCGGCGACGCTGCGAGTGCCGAAGACGCAATGCGCCAGCGCGCCCAGGAGTCCGTCGACACGATCGTCGAGCGGGCCGAAGACGCTGGTCTCGAGGTGACCGGCACCGTTCTGGAGGGGCCGCCCGAGCACGAACTGCTCGAGTACGTCGACGAGGTCGGCGCCGACCTCGTCGTGCTGTCCACCCGCGGCCGCGGCGGCGTCCACCGGATGGCGCTGGGGAGCGTCACCGACCACGTGATCCGGTTCGGCGACGTTCCCGTTTTCGTGGCGAACTCGGGTTCGCGCTCGGCGTGAGAAATGGCAGTCTCATCGGTGGTCAACTCTGTCCACCGCTCACTAGCTGGGCAAACTGAACACCGAGTTGACTCGTAGGAGAAAACACTTATTCAGCTATTTAATTTAATCTGATATGAATCGGAGAACGGCCCTGACGCTGATTGGTACCGGGGCAGCGACGTGGGGCGCAGGGTGTCTTTCAGTCGAGGAAGCGGGCCCTATCAATTTTGAACTCCTGAATTTTACCTATGACACACATCAAG
Above is a window of Natronorubrum tibetense GA33 DNA encoding:
- a CDS encoding digeranylgeranylglycerophospholipid reductase, producing MNNRYDVVIAGAGPAGGQCARDLAARGYDVVVLETESEDEFPRQSNKSTAGTFPSMMASFGIPDDVVMQYTDSVVLESPTEHYVREQPGAVLEFAEFKRYLVEDSRADGAEYRFDARVTAPIMENDEIVGVRYNGDEEVYGEIVIDATGPAAPLAKKLGVVDLKRENHAIGIEYEFEGIDIDRPGFADLHDAMMLRLDHELAPGGYSWIFHTGGDTAKVGLCYIQNGSHEQYARDGYSIDDYLNHWLETDPRFANAERLEGKQHRGSAHIQLPGQMHTDRFIAIGDTVPTVDPLWGEGINKCMQSGRMAAIAADSCLKHSDVKPTAENLEVYDTLWHRDVAPNVKTRQHMTQLLYLASNERYDKLMRDLNRFDEETLAEANRGNIRAVLKLLGPSDASLLARFAKQQYGF
- a CDS encoding ABC transporter permease; the encoded protein is MDLLALMRKEAITVRRNWGLILVLLVLLPGGLVAGTAIFEQTIPRDVPVGVVAEEGTTEDDIAIAEAGMIAFATPVEYESAAEAREGLQREEVYLAVHVPGDVMNESGEANVTIVSDRAFVPFEEPVNETVGVAESEIDALVQADITVDHEQVGAERSLSEFLVPTGLFAFVTLYALVFLPYQVRSERLVLDRLQTESRLDTVVASKLLFYGAALVIPAAVVAAMGGWFGYEVTVLSPLSVAVFGLTFVYLAAIGLAVLFALGLRQTALFVNIGLALAVFGLSSLVYPTGFFSSTQGTISRALPTYYSVVTTRSAMLRDAPASLYADYLWWLVATTLASLVALKLALVVYERRR
- a CDS encoding ABC transporter ATP-binding protein, which produces MTETDSTHDAGSDSASRDGSDGDDSALALVDVTKRYGETTALKDLSIEFRPGTFHGLVGPNGSGKTTLFALLAGLTRPTSGRIERTGATATVGYSFQEPRFYPSLTVRENLEIFRGFADDPPPDAWTETLLEELRLEPAADRRADELSGGFRKKLDLGLALIKRPQYLLLDEPLADVDDYSRRRITAFLDSYREADRTVVVSTHNVTAFADQLDRLSVVVDGDLRYDGPPADDVVAQYRALLD
- a CDS encoding universal stress protein, encoding MFETILLPTDGSQHAEAAAETGLELAGVHDAAVHVVCVADTGPLSDLRLPGDAASAEDAMRQRAQESVDTIVERAEDAGLEVTGTVLEGPPEHELLEYVDEVGADLVVLSTRGRGGVHRMALGSVTDHVIRFGDVPVFVANSGSRSA